One genomic window of Polynucleobacter sp. HIN11 includes the following:
- the rsmA gene encoding 16S rRNA (adenine(1518)-N(6)/adenine(1519)-N(6))-dimethyltransferase RsmA, with amino-acid sequence MHRARKRFGQNFLIDQGVIAAIVNALNPTPCMHVLEIGPGLGALTRPLLERLEKLEVLEIDRDIVQTWQEAKQRERLDGLIIHEGDALQFDFASWAKQAKLSKERCSLIGNLPYNISSPLLFHLIAAAPWVDEQIFMLQAEVVERIAASAGDSEYSRLSVMLQARYHVDYLLDVPPTAFEPQPKVDSAVIRMIPRADFALTPAQWDALSQVVALAFAQRRKMLRSNLQSIAEQLNLTDTDLKARAQDISVERYIQWALMLSGK; translated from the coding sequence ATGCATCGAGCACGTAAGCGCTTTGGACAGAACTTCCTGATCGATCAGGGAGTAATTGCTGCGATTGTGAATGCTTTAAATCCGACACCTTGCATGCACGTTCTTGAAATTGGCCCGGGGCTTGGTGCGCTTACCCGACCTTTACTCGAGCGACTTGAAAAACTTGAGGTACTTGAAATCGATCGTGACATTGTTCAGACATGGCAAGAAGCAAAACAGCGAGAGCGGTTAGATGGCCTGATCATTCACGAAGGAGATGCTCTTCAATTCGACTTTGCTAGCTGGGCTAAGCAAGCCAAGCTTTCGAAAGAGCGTTGCTCCTTGATTGGCAACCTGCCTTATAACATTTCATCGCCGTTGCTATTCCATCTGATTGCAGCAGCTCCATGGGTCGATGAACAAATCTTTATGTTGCAGGCTGAAGTGGTGGAACGTATTGCTGCATCAGCGGGCGATTCAGAGTACAGCCGCTTATCGGTCATGTTGCAAGCAAGGTACCACGTGGATTATTTATTAGATGTGCCGCCGACTGCGTTCGAGCCGCAACCCAAAGTAGATTCTGCAGTGATTCGGATGATTCCGCGTGCTGATTTTGCTTTAACACCAGCACAATGGGATGCGCTCAGCCAGGTTGTGGCCTTGGCCTTTGCTCAGCGTCGCAAAATGTTACGCAGTAATTTACAGAGTATTGCTGAGCAACTAAATCTGACCGATACGGATCTAAAAGCACGCGCCCAAGATATTTCAGTGGAACGTTATATTCAGTGGGCGTTGATGCTATCAGGGAAGTGA
- the pdxA gene encoding 4-hydroxythreonine-4-phosphate dehydrogenase PdxA encodes MSKSVKLALSTGEPAGIGPEVSLAAAKAFVADHADVEISLFGDRQLFANEILPPQIQVAHIPLNYPPQSGVLNLANAQYVLSLIKAASDSCRVGQHHALITAPVQKSILDTPQHPFTGHTEFLADLDQQRQVVMMLCGEIPQALSGKGQAIPLRVALATTHLPIGEVAGAIQFETLLSTLRIMQKDLQARFGITKPRIAVTGLNPHAGEDGHLGREELEVIIPVIETAKHEGILASGPYPADTLFHADRLHSFDAVLAMYHDQGLAPFKFASFAKGVNVTLGLSYIRTSVDHGTALDIAGHGRADWRSMFAALQLARELALTKLNHDASST; translated from the coding sequence ATGAGCAAGTCCGTTAAGCTCGCACTGAGTACTGGGGAGCCTGCTGGCATTGGCCCTGAAGTTTCATTAGCAGCTGCCAAAGCCTTCGTAGCAGATCATGCGGATGTAGAGATCAGCTTATTTGGCGATCGGCAGTTATTTGCAAATGAGATATTACCGCCTCAAATCCAAGTTGCACATATCCCCCTAAATTACCCACCACAATCTGGTGTTCTTAATTTAGCCAATGCGCAGTACGTGCTTTCCTTGATAAAAGCGGCTAGTGATTCATGTCGAGTTGGTCAACATCACGCACTCATCACTGCACCCGTTCAAAAAAGTATTTTGGATACACCGCAGCATCCATTCACAGGACACACTGAGTTTTTGGCTGATCTTGATCAGCAGCGCCAGGTCGTCATGATGTTGTGCGGTGAAATCCCCCAGGCACTCAGTGGCAAAGGGCAAGCAATCCCCTTACGAGTTGCTCTTGCCACCACCCATTTGCCTATTGGTGAGGTTGCCGGTGCAATTCAGTTTGAGACTTTATTAAGTACCTTGAGAATCATGCAAAAAGATTTGCAGGCACGCTTTGGGATTACAAAGCCCCGCATTGCGGTGACCGGCTTAAATCCCCATGCTGGAGAGGACGGCCATCTTGGTCGCGAGGAGCTTGAAGTGATTATTCCTGTGATTGAGACTGCTAAACACGAGGGGATTTTGGCTTCTGGACCGTATCCAGCCGATACCTTATTTCATGCGGATCGCTTGCATTCATTTGATGCAGTCTTGGCCATGTACCATGATCAAGGCTTAGCCCCCTTTAAGTTTGCAAGTTTTGCTAAGGGAGTGAATGTGACCTTGGGTCTCTCATACATCAGGACTTCGGTTGATCATGGCACAGCCCTCGATATTGCTGGACATGGTAGGGCGGATTGGCGGAGTATGTTTGCTGCTTTACAACTCGCACGAGAGTTGGCTCTTACAAAATTGAATCACGATGCATCGAGCACGTAA
- a CDS encoding peptidylprolyl isomerase, whose product MLRYLMVCGFLGVLFSQPLGAQNNPSPNEPKIVNIDGVVAVVNTGVVTRKEIDDRIASIQKQAPAGGKKLPEGSELRKQVLENLILEKIQMQEAEQTGLAVNDKELNKIIEDIATRNKLTFNEFRETVTKSGMSFQRYRELLREDVLKARLREREVDSQIKISDAEIDNFIVEQMQRRGAEPAAAGSGPEEIAVAQIFIPVEDGAGPSAQADARKRAEALLKEARGDADFMQLAAQANKENSRIKFQDLGYRTQDRLPQIFVEAVRNLGPGQVAPSVVRSPAGFHVLKVMDRRSSGTGARAATSNANPADLTPQNMIVTQTLARHILIRHRQGLQDADVERRLQGYRDQIRAKTADFESLAKKFSEDGSAQNGGILGWMGPGELVPPFEIAMNRLQIGEVSDPVKTEFGWHLIQVLERRDAQLTVEKQREFARAAIRERKFEQAYQDWLRQLRDTATVKILNLDEQVR is encoded by the coding sequence ATGCTTCGTTATTTGATGGTATGTGGATTCTTGGGCGTGTTGTTTAGTCAGCCATTAGGTGCACAAAATAATCCGTCTCCTAATGAGCCTAAGATCGTAAACATTGATGGCGTAGTGGCGGTTGTTAACACTGGGGTTGTAACGCGCAAGGAAATTGATGATCGGATTGCCTCGATCCAAAAGCAAGCACCAGCTGGCGGAAAAAAACTGCCAGAGGGTAGCGAGCTGCGTAAGCAAGTGCTCGAAAACTTGATCTTAGAGAAGATTCAAATGCAGGAAGCTGAGCAAACTGGTTTAGCCGTTAACGATAAAGAGCTCAATAAGATTATTGAAGACATTGCAACTCGGAATAAGTTGACCTTCAATGAATTTCGGGAGACAGTTACCAAATCAGGCATGAGTTTTCAGCGCTATCGGGAGTTGTTGCGTGAAGATGTTCTAAAAGCGCGTTTACGAGAACGAGAGGTTGACTCACAAATTAAGATCTCCGATGCTGAAATCGATAACTTTATTGTTGAGCAGATGCAGCGTCGCGGAGCAGAGCCTGCTGCAGCAGGCTCAGGCCCCGAAGAGATTGCAGTTGCTCAAATTTTTATTCCGGTAGAAGACGGAGCTGGCCCTAGCGCTCAAGCTGATGCCAGAAAGCGTGCTGAAGCATTATTAAAAGAAGCACGCGGGGACGCTGATTTTATGCAACTGGCCGCTCAAGCCAATAAAGAGAACTCTCGAATTAAGTTTCAGGATCTTGGCTATCGGACCCAAGATCGTTTACCTCAAATCTTTGTTGAGGCTGTAAGAAATCTTGGCCCTGGCCAAGTGGCACCATCAGTAGTACGAAGCCCAGCCGGCTTTCATGTACTAAAAGTCATGGATCGACGTTCCAGCGGTACGGGGGCCCGCGCAGCGACTAGTAATGCTAATCCGGCGGATCTCACCCCACAAAATATGATTGTTACGCAAACACTAGCGCGACATATCTTGATTCGTCATCGTCAAGGATTGCAAGACGCCGATGTTGAGCGACGCCTACAAGGTTATCGTGATCAGATTCGTGCTAAGACCGCTGATTTTGAGTCTTTGGCAAAGAAATTCTCGGAAGATGGCTCAGCCCAGAATGGCGGCATATTGGGTTGGATGGGTCCTGGCGAATTGGTGCCCCCATTCGAGATTGCCATGAACCGCTTACAAATCGGCGAAGTGAGCGATCCTGTTAAGACGGAATTTGGTTGGCATTTAATTCAAGTGCTCGAGCGGCGCGATGCACAATTAACGGTTGAGAAGCAACGTGAGTTTGCTCGAGCTGCCATTCGAGAGCGTAAGTTCGAGCAAGCCTACCAAGACTGGTTGCGTCAATTGCGCGATACGGCGACTGTCAAGATTTTGAATCTGGATGAGCAAGTCCGTTAA
- a CDS encoding LPS-assembly protein LptD, translating to MNHRGTLLGGDLRYIDPKYSGTLSGQFMNYDKILGRDRWKYDWQQRQMLGRAWNGYANVSKVSDNLYPIDFSYGIGGAVTNQFRQEVGTNYGGIKNWNFTARALTFQTLQPDPTAPVTSPYNILPQVTANYRNQRALGAPGSFSGGFNRTPDITFNADFTRFSYNTNNLYAPASGMPQGGSFSQADRTVIRGSIALPQITPGYFLRPKLSFQANQYSGVLTNSPSTSINQSLNQPIQGFALPTFSLDSGLAFERDAREMKGFFGRDMIVTMEPRAFYVYTPFQSQAQTPLFDTADAGFGITQIFSENTFVGNDRVADNNKLTMGLTSRVLETNTGAERATVTLAQRQDFTGQRVGLNGTIQNPTRYSDTLGASTIRLLGNFNVDLFGQYNTQLNRFVQSSVGAGWRPTPGRSLNFAYRNVWNPPTDGTNSGVTQTDQYNAFGEWPIFKKYRVLGRWGYDALTAKTLNTLVGLQYDADCWTARFAYSQARNTSQITTTQVLFQLEFRGFASVGNNPVDEMRLNVPGYQPVAKPLPPSPYENYQ from the coding sequence ATGAACCACCGCGGCACATTGCTAGGCGGTGATCTTCGTTACATTGATCCCAAGTATTCAGGAACGCTTAGCGGTCAGTTCATGAACTACGACAAAATTTTAGGGCGCGATCGCTGGAAGTACGACTGGCAACAGCGACAAATGTTGGGCCGAGCGTGGAATGGTTACGCGAATGTAAGTAAGGTGTCGGATAACTTATATCCGATCGATTTTTCATATGGCATTGGCGGCGCAGTCACGAATCAGTTTCGGCAAGAAGTGGGAACCAATTATGGCGGTATCAAAAACTGGAATTTCACAGCGCGGGCACTGACCTTTCAGACCCTGCAGCCAGACCCAACAGCACCTGTTACTTCTCCATACAACATCTTGCCCCAAGTCACCGCCAATTATCGTAATCAGCGCGCCTTGGGCGCCCCGGGATCGTTCTCAGGTGGATTTAATCGAACCCCTGACATTACATTCAATGCGGACTTTACGCGCTTTTCATATAACACCAATAATCTGTATGCACCAGCCTCTGGCATGCCACAGGGGGGGTCATTTAGTCAGGCTGATCGAACGGTGATTCGGGGTAGTATCGCCTTGCCACAAATTACCCCAGGATATTTCTTGAGACCCAAGTTAAGTTTTCAGGCCAATCAATATTCTGGGGTGCTCACTAATAGTCCATCGACCTCGATTAATCAATCCTTAAATCAACCTATTCAAGGATTTGCCTTGCCAACTTTTAGTTTGGATTCTGGTTTGGCGTTTGAGCGTGATGCAAGAGAGATGAAGGGTTTCTTTGGGCGCGACATGATTGTGACCATGGAGCCACGTGCATTTTATGTATATACGCCATTCCAAAGTCAGGCACAGACCCCGCTCTTTGATACTGCTGATGCTGGCTTCGGTATTACTCAAATATTTAGTGAGAACACCTTCGTGGGTAATGATCGCGTGGCTGATAACAATAAATTAACGATGGGCTTGACTAGTCGTGTTTTAGAAACAAATACCGGTGCCGAGCGAGCTACGGTAACGTTGGCCCAACGCCAAGACTTCACAGGTCAACGGGTGGGTTTGAACGGTACGATCCAAAACCCAACACGTTATTCCGATACCTTGGGCGCTAGTACGATCCGTTTGCTGGGAAACTTTAACGTTGATTTGTTTGGACAGTACAACACGCAACTTAACCGCTTTGTACAAAGTAGCGTGGGTGCTGGGTGGCGACCGACTCCAGGCCGTAGTCTTAATTTTGCCTACCGTAATGTTTGGAATCCACCAACCGATGGCACGAACTCTGGTGTGACTCAGACCGATCAATACAATGCGTTTGGCGAGTGGCCAATATTTAAAAAATATCGCGTATTAGGCCGTTGGGGATACGATGCCTTAACAGCGAAGACCTTAAATACCTTAGTGGGATTGCAGTATGACGCAGATTGTTGGACCGCTCGGTTTGCATACTCGCAAGCCCGTAATACCTCCCAGATCACCACTACCCAAGTCCTTTTTCAATTAGAATTTAGAGGTTTTGCTAGTGTTGGAAATAATCCAGTCGATGAGATGCGTCTGAACGTTCCTGGGTACCAACCAGTAGCCAAGCCTTTGCCACCTTCACCCTACGAAAATTATCAATAA
- a CDS encoding LPS-assembly protein LptD: MSHYRLRAGISAYLASLKTPLVILGRGLLLSPLMLAMPLMAQNLGSVVNTISPLLPSSQQNQTQQELQKQAPVPIGEPPRPLPVGSLPTTTLVPSRAEVTVLKLDDQLRVGKPIPDSEALTFTFSDEIDGVVDRQMNLKGRAQIRRNNTIIKADEINYDPDTDIANLIGNVELIKGNTQFSGPRARFKVDAREGEMDKPNYELRDVRGRGQANRLTIESADVFIFDKATYTTCSPDNLDWYFTASQIEVDQEQKQMTGRNGVMRFFDVPIAYAPYFSLPTSNQRRSGLLAPVIGYNSNKWFRYCTAVLCQYCTESRSHRYTSVHEPPRHIARR, encoded by the coding sequence ATGAGTCATTATCGCCTTCGCGCCGGCATCAGCGCCTATCTTGCATCTTTAAAGACCCCGCTCGTGATCCTGGGCCGGGGGTTATTGCTTAGCCCTCTAATGCTAGCCATGCCACTGATGGCCCAAAACTTAGGCTCAGTTGTTAATACGATTTCACCATTATTACCATCGTCACAACAAAACCAGACTCAGCAGGAGTTACAAAAGCAAGCGCCGGTTCCGATTGGCGAGCCACCTCGACCATTACCAGTTGGATCGCTCCCGACCACCACCTTAGTTCCTAGTCGTGCCGAAGTTACGGTCTTAAAGTTAGATGATCAATTACGGGTTGGTAAACCGATTCCAGATAGTGAGGCCTTGACCTTCACCTTTAGCGATGAAATTGATGGGGTGGTTGATCGTCAAATGAATTTGAAGGGGCGCGCTCAAATTCGTCGGAACAACACCATCATCAAGGCCGATGAAATTAATTATGACCCTGATACTGATATTGCAAATTTAATTGGCAACGTTGAGCTTATTAAAGGAAATACTCAGTTCTCAGGACCCCGCGCACGCTTTAAGGTTGATGCACGCGAAGGCGAGATGGATAAACCGAACTATGAGCTTCGGGATGTGCGCGGGCGTGGTCAAGCGAATAGGCTAACGATTGAGTCAGCCGATGTATTTATCTTTGATAAAGCCACCTATACCACTTGCAGTCCAGATAATTTAGATTGGTATTTCACGGCTAGTCAGATTGAGGTTGATCAAGAACAGAAACAAATGACTGGGCGCAATGGTGTGATGCGTTTCTTTGATGTGCCGATTGCCTACGCACCTTACTTTAGTTTGCCTACGTCCAATCAACGTCGCTCCGGATTATTGGCTCCCGTGATTGGTTATAACTCGAATAAATGGTTTAGATATTGCACAGCCGTACTATGTCAATATTGCACCGAATCGCGATCTCACCGTTACACCTCGGTTCATGAACCACCGCGGCACATTGCTAGGCGGTGA
- a CDS encoding aminoglycoside phosphotransferase family protein has product MPDNRLIQLNQWLDGLVGRWGLEPTSLAPASADASFRRYFRINSSHPQYPSLIVMDAPPDKEAVLPFIQVANLLKDAGLHVPLILEENQEKGFLLLSDLGNKTYLSVLSPNNAKALYRDASQALVQMQHASREGVLPPYDDATLQRELDLFDEWYLKRHHQYTLSDGERNELHTIFRLIKENNLAQSQVFVHRDFHSRNLMNCSSNNPGILDFQDALYGPITYDIVSLLRDAYIEWTEEEVLDFLIEYWDMARAAGLKVRPDFADFYQDFEWMGLQRHLKVLGIFARLYHRDGKANYLNDIPLVLKYTRAVASRYSCFKPLLRILDQVAKQSS; this is encoded by the coding sequence ATGCCTGACAATCGCTTAATTCAACTGAATCAATGGCTTGATGGCCTAGTGGGCCGTTGGGGGCTAGAGCCCACCAGCTTGGCCCCGGCTTCCGCAGATGCCAGCTTTCGGCGCTATTTCCGAATAAATAGCTCTCACCCACAATATCCTAGTCTGATTGTGATGGATGCTCCGCCCGATAAAGAGGCCGTTTTGCCCTTTATTCAGGTTGCCAATCTTTTAAAGGATGCGGGGCTTCATGTGCCCCTGATCCTCGAAGAAAACCAGGAAAAGGGATTTCTACTGCTCAGTGATCTGGGAAATAAAACCTATCTGAGCGTCTTATCTCCCAATAATGCAAAAGCGCTTTACCGAGATGCCAGCCAAGCCTTAGTTCAAATGCAGCATGCTAGTCGTGAGGGCGTATTACCCCCCTACGATGATGCAACCCTGCAGCGCGAACTCGATCTATTTGATGAGTGGTATTTAAAACGCCATCATCAATACACCCTAAGTGATGGTGAGAGAAATGAACTTCATACCATTTTTCGGTTGATCAAAGAAAATAATCTCGCCCAATCGCAAGTATTTGTCCACCGAGATTTTCATTCTCGCAATTTAATGAATTGCTCTTCTAATAATCCTGGGATTTTGGATTTTCAGGATGCTTTATACGGACCGATTACATATGACATTGTCTCTTTATTGCGCGATGCTTACATTGAGTGGACCGAGGAAGAAGTGCTTGATTTCTTAATCGAGTATTGGGATATGGCCCGCGCAGCCGGCTTGAAAGTTCGGCCTGATTTTGCTGATTTCTATCAGGATTTTGAATGGATGGGGCTGCAACGTCATCTGAAAGTCCTAGGCATCTTTGCGCGCTTGTATCACCGTGATGGCAAAGCCAATTACTTAAACGACATTCCCTTAGTTCTCAAATACACGCGTGCAGTTGCGAGTCGTTACAGCTGCTTTAAGCCTCTTTTGCGGATTTTGGATCAGGTTGCAAAGCAGTCGTCTTAA
- the murU gene encoding N-acetylmuramate alpha-1-phosphate uridylyltransferase MurU gives MTVQNLPCLLLAAGRGERMRPLSDHTPKPLLKVRGKSLLSWHLESLQRAGIQHVVINHAWLGKQIEAALGNGHQYGLSIQYSPEVTALETAGGICQALPILNPADFFLVMNGDVFSPNFPIHELVQRVNQLRNQDQLLAHLILVPNPPHHPTGDFYLDGTIVRGEEYLNANCPKLTFSGIGIYHRSLFDGLNRGESAKLAPILRRAMLNHQISGEKYLGSWQDVGSPERLAELNRS, from the coding sequence ATGACTGTACAGAATCTACCTTGTCTTTTATTGGCCGCTGGTCGTGGGGAACGTATGCGCCCATTAAGCGACCATACTCCGAAACCCTTATTAAAAGTTCGTGGCAAATCATTGCTCAGCTGGCATCTAGAATCACTGCAGCGAGCTGGCATTCAACATGTGGTGATCAACCATGCCTGGCTTGGTAAACAGATCGAGGCGGCATTAGGTAATGGTCATCAGTATGGATTGTCTATTCAGTATTCTCCGGAGGTAACTGCCCTGGAGACAGCCGGGGGAATCTGCCAAGCGCTACCCATTCTCAACCCGGCCGACTTCTTTCTAGTGATGAATGGGGATGTTTTTAGCCCCAATTTTCCCATTCATGAATTGGTTCAACGTGTCAATCAACTCCGTAATCAAGATCAGTTATTGGCTCATCTTATTTTGGTTCCTAATCCACCCCATCATCCGACGGGCGACTTTTATCTTGACGGAACGATCGTACGCGGCGAGGAGTATTTGAATGCCAACTGTCCAAAACTGACTTTTTCAGGGATTGGCATCTACCACCGGAGCTTATTTGATGGCTTAAATCGGGGAGAAAGTGCTAAATTAGCCCCAATCTTACGCAGGGCAATGCTCAATCATCAAATCTCCGGTGAAAAATATTTAGGTTCGTGGCAGGATGTAGGTAGTCCTGAACGCTTAGCTGAACTAAATCGATCCTAA
- a CDS encoding aminopeptidase P N-terminal domain-containing protein, whose protein sequence is MNRPNSHNPLMHACQQRRDRLASIIQAKTGGGVVILGTSPEKARNRDSDFPYRHDSDFFYLTGFEEPAATLVMVVAKSSYETHLFCRPKDLEREIWDGYRLGPQEAPSHLLIDAAYPNSELDQKLPDFLADQDAVYIKLAAASQDDASMRQWMNAVRQRARMGINAPEVFHDIETILHEMRLFKGPEEIAIMRQAAAISAQAHIRAMRSCKPGKREYQLEAELLYEFRYHGAESVAYNSIVAAGANACVLHHRAGSAELIDGDLCLIDAGCELHGYASDITRTFPINGRFSSAQRALYDITLAAQQAAVDATRPGYSFIDPHQAALKVLTQGLIDEKLIRISEVGSLDNAIETGAYKRFYMHRTSHWLGMDVHDVGSYRELTTVTQPDTERPWRILQESMVLTIEPGLYIRPAEDIPQAYWNIGIRIEDDALVTANGCELISRGVPVDPVEIESIIRS, encoded by the coding sequence ATGAATCGTCCCAACTCGCACAATCCGCTCATGCATGCCTGCCAACAGCGTCGTGATCGCTTGGCATCCATCATTCAAGCCAAAACAGGTGGTGGGGTAGTCATTCTAGGAACGTCCCCCGAAAAGGCACGCAATCGAGATAGCGACTTTCCTTATCGGCATGACAGCGACTTCTTTTATCTCACCGGTTTTGAAGAGCCTGCGGCTACTTTAGTGATGGTGGTTGCAAAATCCAGCTATGAGACCCATCTCTTCTGTCGCCCCAAAGATCTCGAACGCGAGATTTGGGATGGATACCGCTTAGGCCCCCAAGAAGCGCCCTCCCATTTACTCATAGATGCTGCATACCCAAACTCTGAACTAGACCAAAAACTGCCGGATTTCTTAGCGGATCAAGATGCGGTATACATCAAACTGGCCGCAGCCTCACAAGATGATGCATCGATGCGGCAATGGATGAATGCGGTACGTCAGCGCGCCCGCATGGGGATCAATGCACCGGAGGTATTTCATGACATTGAAACTATTTTGCATGAAATGCGTTTGTTTAAGGGGCCCGAGGAAATCGCCATCATGCGACAAGCCGCAGCGATTTCTGCGCAAGCTCACATTCGCGCCATGCGCTCTTGTAAGCCCGGAAAACGTGAATATCAATTAGAAGCGGAGTTGCTCTATGAGTTTCGTTATCACGGGGCCGAGAGTGTTGCTTATAACAGCATCGTAGCTGCTGGTGCGAATGCCTGTGTGTTGCATCACCGTGCAGGATCGGCTGAACTCATAGACGGTGATCTGTGTTTAATTGATGCTGGGTGCGAGCTTCATGGCTATGCCTCCGATATCACCCGAACCTTTCCAATTAATGGACGATTTAGTAGTGCCCAGCGCGCGCTCTATGACATTACACTCGCTGCCCAACAAGCAGCGGTTGATGCAACTCGTCCAGGCTATTCGTTTATCGATCCCCACCAAGCTGCGCTAAAAGTTCTGACTCAAGGCTTGATCGATGAAAAGTTGATTCGGATTAGCGAAGTAGGCTCTCTTGATAATGCCATTGAGACAGGAGCCTATAAGCGCTTTTATATGCACCGTACTAGCCATTGGTTAGGTATGGATGTCCATGATGTGGGATCCTATCGAGAACTTACCACTGTTACTCAACCTGATACTGAAAGACCTTGGCGCATTCTTCAAGAGAGTATGGTGCTTACCATCGAACCCGGTCTTTATATACGCCCAGCTGAGGATATTCCGCAGGCCTATTGGAATATTGGAATTCGGATTGAAGATGATGCTCTAGTGACCGCCAATGGTTGCGAACTCATTTCCCGTGGGGTCCCAGTTGATCCAGTTGAAATTGAATCCATCATCCGCTCTTAA
- a CDS encoding FAD-dependent monooxygenase produces MNPSHAVVIQGGGPVGLACATWLLQKNPRISLTLIDRNPEDDEQIQSGDQRGIALSHGSKLLLDTINAWPSNCPAIHRIHVSQVGRFGRALMTREELGQDALGHISRYRDIHLTLRKALRALGEHSPNFVWHHNADESFNTPLAACIVHAEGGLFKQQDWVESGRDYRQAALVGTVDVEHPIAHQAWERFTDEGPLALLPSHLGPNTHNLVWCASPESSQRRLALSDDEFLNELEHSFGRRLGRFTKIANRRLYDLGLNYRKEICIDHEVWIGNAAQTLHPVAGQGLNLGLRDAYLVAEKLADLFKQTQAVTPNAVKTQLLEYAKSRQIDRRVTIGITDFLARVFTSPLLPIRVSRGLALSALAWLPPVKVTLAKQMMFGRR; encoded by the coding sequence ATGAACCCATCTCATGCAGTTGTCATTCAAGGCGGGGGTCCTGTCGGTCTTGCCTGCGCAACTTGGCTTTTACAAAAAAATCCACGTATTAGTCTAACCTTGATTGATCGCAATCCAGAGGATGATGAGCAAATTCAGTCAGGCGATCAACGTGGTATCGCGCTATCGCATGGCAGTAAATTATTACTGGATACGATCAACGCTTGGCCATCCAATTGCCCTGCGATTCACCGAATTCACGTCTCTCAGGTCGGTCGCTTTGGTCGAGCTTTAATGACGCGCGAAGAACTGGGGCAGGATGCCTTGGGTCATATTAGTCGCTATCGTGATATTCACCTGACCCTTAGAAAGGCACTGCGAGCTCTGGGGGAGCATTCACCTAATTTTGTATGGCATCACAACGCGGATGAAAGCTTCAATACACCACTAGCTGCATGCATCGTACATGCCGAGGGCGGGCTGTTTAAGCAGCAAGATTGGGTCGAGTCAGGCCGCGATTACCGTCAAGCTGCCCTCGTGGGCACTGTGGATGTTGAGCATCCAATTGCCCATCAAGCGTGGGAGCGTTTTACCGACGAGGGTCCGCTTGCGCTTCTACCCTCGCATCTTGGACCTAATACGCATAATCTGGTCTGGTGCGCCTCCCCAGAATCGAGTCAACGCCGACTAGCTCTCAGTGATGATGAGTTTCTCAATGAACTGGAGCATAGTTTTGGTCGGCGCCTGGGTCGATTTACCAAGATCGCTAATCGCCGTTTGTATGACCTTGGCTTGAACTACCGCAAAGAAATTTGCATTGATCATGAGGTATGGATTGGTAATGCCGCACAGACCTTGCATCCCGTGGCTGGCCAAGGCCTTAATCTTGGCCTACGCGATGCTTACCTAGTCGCTGAGAAACTCGCCGACCTCTTTAAGCAAACACAGGCAGTAACGCCTAATGCTGTGAAAACGCAACTGCTTGAGTATGCAAAAAGCCGCCAAATTGATCGGCGCGTAACGATTGGTATTACCGACTTCTTAGCACGCGTGTTCACGTCACCACTACTCCCCATTCGGGTCTCGCGTGGCCTAGCACTAAGCGCTCTCGCCTGGCTACCTCCTGTAAAAGTTACTCTCGCCAAGCAAATGATGTTTGGGCGGCGCTAG